The following are encoded in a window of Brevibacillus sp. DP1.3A genomic DNA:
- a CDS encoding spore germination protein, with protein MRPTDWWRAQVEAVQAKRRIEQITPDMVKQCMQNVDDLSSLSLKMNDEEVHVFFLDTLVDVSQIYENVFLPLQRSDGKDPMQALPFSQECLLDDMETLMSNLLRGHTILFFLERDLILHVNTFQVAHRSITKSETEATVLGPQDSFVEMLEINLSLIRRRLATPHLKVSSYTIGTQAQNKVAVIYLDNIANAENVERVKKRIDNVIYHGFVGMPILKQMLEDKPYSPFPQFGLTGRPDNATAALLDGRIVIMLNGSPDAAICPTSFLEMFSSPEDFYNRWSTASLLRMIRFFGLFITIMLTSSYVSVLTYHPEMLPPALLTILSESRSRVPFPPVIEVLIIELVIEILREAGIRMPTKIGQTIGIVGGIVIGTASVQAGLASNILIVLVSVSALLSFVPPNFLMSNAIRLVRYGFILMAGVLGMYGQLLALAFLFAHLLNLTSLGTPYMAPGVPRQWTDLMNSLVRAPLRFIVNRNRMSRAKQKHVRPVGED; from the coding sequence GTGAGACCGACTGATTGGTGGAGAGCGCAAGTAGAGGCCGTACAAGCAAAGCGGCGCATCGAACAAATTACACCGGATATGGTAAAACAATGTATGCAAAACGTGGATGACCTCAGCAGCTTGTCATTGAAGATGAATGACGAAGAGGTACACGTTTTTTTTCTCGATACGCTGGTGGATGTGTCCCAGATTTATGAGAATGTCTTTCTTCCGTTACAGCGTTCTGATGGTAAAGATCCGATGCAGGCGCTCCCTTTTTCACAGGAATGTCTTCTCGACGATATGGAGACGTTGATGAGTAACTTGCTACGTGGTCATACCATCTTGTTTTTCTTGGAAAGGGATCTCATTCTGCATGTGAATACATTTCAGGTCGCGCATCGTTCCATTACGAAATCCGAGACGGAGGCGACCGTCCTTGGACCGCAAGACTCCTTTGTTGAAATGCTGGAGATCAATTTGTCTTTGATTCGGAGAAGACTCGCTACGCCTCATCTGAAAGTATCGAGCTACACGATTGGCACCCAGGCGCAGAACAAGGTAGCTGTGATTTATTTGGACAATATCGCGAACGCGGAAAATGTGGAGCGTGTGAAAAAAAGGATCGACAATGTTATTTACCACGGATTTGTCGGGATGCCTATATTGAAGCAAATGCTGGAGGACAAGCCGTACTCTCCGTTTCCGCAGTTTGGCTTGACGGGGCGGCCTGACAATGCAACAGCAGCTTTGTTGGACGGTAGAATCGTGATCATGCTGAATGGCAGCCCGGATGCCGCAATCTGCCCGACTTCCTTTCTGGAGATGTTTAGCAGCCCCGAAGACTTTTACAATCGATGGTCAACGGCAAGCTTGCTGCGGATGATTCGCTTTTTCGGTTTATTTATCACCATTATGCTCACATCCAGTTACGTCTCTGTCTTGACGTATCATCCGGAAATGCTTCCCCCCGCTTTACTGACGATTTTGTCTGAATCACGCAGTCGGGTGCCTTTTCCGCCCGTGATCGAGGTGCTCATTATTGAGCTCGTCATCGAGATCCTGCGGGAAGCGGGGATACGCATGCCGACTAAAATCGGACAGACAATCGGTATCGTTGGCGGTATCGTGATCGGGACAGCCTCTGTACAAGCGGGGTTAGCCAGTAATATCTTGATCGTCCTTGTTTCCGTATCGGCACTGCTTTCTTTTGTGCCACCCAATTTTTTGATGAGTAATGCGATTCGGCTCGTTCGCTATGGTTTCATCTTGATGGCAGGTGTATTGGGCATGTACGGCCAGCTACTGGCACTGGCGTTTTTATTCGCACACTTGCTCAATTTGACATCACTCGGGACGCCGTACATGGCTCCGGGGGTTCCGCGTCAATGGACCGATTTGATGAATAGTCTCGTACGTGCACCATTAAGGTTTATCGTCAATCGCAACCGCATGTCCCGGGCAAAGCAAAAGCATGTCCGGCCAGTTGGGGAGGACTAG
- a CDS encoding GerAB/ArcD/ProY family transporter → MDRGRIHSLNPILVIGLIMNTMVGVNLLGLAHHASKMGYNLWWSPILLGCIVSLTLIPMMALCRRYPEDNLFRIHEKLLGKWLGRCFNILIIVYAILNVSTANEGYVRLVQTSMLSNQTVTLPLLGLTLVMVYITNGGIKLIARFCLLTFFFTGWMIFLLQYGFQKGGMMHIFPLFNTDWRSIAETVHNSYASMLGYELVLFFYPYIQEKNKAHKHVLIGVWIVVLLYVMILITSVAYFSEWQMDNLIYPVLNLFKAVELSFLERIENLGIGLWVFLILSTSTGYLWVARTGLEEMAEKTRLWHLLLPTIISFLFIVGPLSVEKQRYIYDKVSVYMAYGLILWPIILLLLHSLRFGRGERVS, encoded by the coding sequence ATGGATAGAGGGAGAATTCACAGCCTGAATCCGATCCTGGTAATCGGATTGATTATGAATACGATGGTGGGGGTTAATTTACTTGGACTGGCTCATCATGCAAGTAAAATGGGCTACAATCTGTGGTGGTCTCCGATTTTGCTGGGATGCATTGTCAGCTTAACGCTAATTCCGATGATGGCCTTGTGCCGTCGCTATCCAGAGGATAATCTTTTTCGGATTCACGAAAAGCTGTTGGGAAAATGGCTGGGACGCTGTTTCAATATCCTGATCATCGTCTACGCCATTCTAAACGTATCTACCGCCAATGAAGGATACGTTAGGCTGGTGCAAACCTCCATGCTGAGCAATCAGACAGTCACACTGCCGTTGCTTGGATTGACATTGGTCATGGTCTACATTACAAACGGCGGCATTAAATTGATCGCGCGTTTTTGCCTGCTAACGTTCTTTTTTACGGGCTGGATGATTTTTCTTTTGCAGTACGGATTTCAAAAGGGAGGAATGATGCATATTTTTCCTCTTTTTAATACGGATTGGCGAAGTATAGCCGAAACGGTGCACAATTCTTACGCGAGCATGCTTGGGTATGAATTGGTCCTGTTTTTCTACCCATATATCCAAGAGAAGAACAAGGCACACAAGCATGTGTTGATTGGGGTATGGATTGTGGTTTTGTTGTACGTCATGATCTTGATCACAAGTGTAGCTTATTTTTCCGAATGGCAAATGGACAATCTCATTTATCCCGTTTTGAATTTGTTTAAGGCTGTAGAGCTGTCTTTTTTGGAGCGGATCGAAAATCTCGGGATTGGTCTTTGGGTCTTCCTCATTCTCAGTACGAGCACGGGATACTTGTGGGTTGCCCGTACCGGCCTTGAAGAGATGGCAGAAAAGACTCGGCTGTGGCATCTGCTTTTACCGACAATCATTTCGTTTCTATTCATTGTGGGGCCATTATCTGTAGAAAAACAACGCTACATTTATGACAAGGTTTCTGTTTATATGGCCTATGGATTGATCTTGTGGCCGATTATTTTGTTATTGCTTCATTCCTTGAGGTTCGGTAGAGGAGAGCGAGTATCATGA
- a CDS encoding Ger(x)C family spore germination protein: MKRASWFIVTVILMLSLCGCGGELERPALEDMAMIGVMGFDYVDREKIDITVSVPVPSKNKESTQVYSTHASMTSEAMLTLATKAERTMSLSQLRVILFSEEYARKVGIGKVILDLYRNPIVGENVYIAVVKGKAKDVIKGTYNHRPEINTYLNNLLRPRVETAFSSFATIHDYVFMMTSNTMDPNLPYLIHIDGEIQISKVALFRVDKMIGLYSQREGKLVQGFLGRERLPRMSFEFQHETKAGKKQSEKVVFDFVRANTKVRSKGSLKKPVINIELRVRGMLVGYSGSKDLEKRAQFRTIVQELEKRIKKESMEMLVRFQKQGVDPAQLEESIRQKYYGKWTRETGLALYKKAKINVKVHVDIVGFGTLK; encoded by the coding sequence ATGAAGAGGGCGAGCTGGTTCATTGTTACGGTTATCCTCATGCTCAGCCTTTGCGGTTGTGGGGGCGAACTCGAACGGCCAGCACTGGAAGACATGGCCATGATTGGGGTTATGGGCTTCGATTATGTGGATCGTGAAAAGATCGATATCACCGTATCGGTACCAGTTCCCTCCAAAAATAAGGAATCCACACAGGTGTACTCGACTCATGCCTCGATGACGAGCGAGGCAATGCTGACTCTCGCGACAAAAGCAGAGAGGACCATGTCTCTCTCGCAATTGCGTGTGATTTTGTTCAGTGAAGAATACGCCCGTAAAGTCGGGATCGGAAAAGTCATCCTTGATCTCTATCGCAATCCGATTGTAGGAGAAAATGTATACATTGCCGTCGTAAAAGGAAAAGCGAAAGATGTCATCAAAGGAACCTATAACCACAGGCCGGAAATCAACACGTACTTGAACAACTTGCTCCGTCCGCGAGTGGAAACGGCCTTTTCGTCTTTTGCGACCATTCACGATTATGTTTTTATGATGACCAGCAACACAATGGACCCCAATCTTCCTTATCTCATCCACATTGACGGAGAGATTCAAATCAGCAAGGTGGCTCTCTTTCGAGTAGACAAGATGATCGGATTGTATTCACAGCGAGAGGGGAAGTTGGTTCAAGGGTTTCTGGGAAGAGAACGCTTGCCCCGTATGAGCTTCGAGTTCCAGCACGAGACGAAGGCAGGTAAAAAACAATCGGAAAAGGTCGTCTTCGATTTTGTGCGGGCAAACACGAAGGTAAGAAGCAAAGGCAGCCTGAAAAAGCCTGTCATCAACATCGAGCTTCGGGTAAGAGGGATGCTGGTGGGCTATTCAGGCAGCAAGGATTTGGAGAAGCGGGCTCAATTTCGAACCATAGTTCAAGAGCTTGAGAAACGGATCAAAAAGGAAAGCATGGAGATGCTGGTACGTTTTCAAAAGCAAGGGGTTGACCCGGCGCAGCTCGAGGAGAGCATTCGCCAAAAATATTATGGCAAATGGACACGCGAAACGGGTCTCGCCCTTTATAAAAAAGCGAAAATCAACGTCAAGGTTCATGTGGATATCGTCGGTTTTGGCACACTGAAATAA
- a CDS encoding aldehyde dehydrogenase family protein, producing the protein MMAVMSMKNPATGELLGSLQEATPEQVEDAMARARLAFPAWSTTTLAERLDYLTRLRHYLVDHGEEIARKISEATGKVTLEAYMTEIFVTVDTIRFYEKHAYSMLADQPVPTSIVLWPKKSYIHYKPMGVVAVISPWNYPFQLAIIPVLSALVAGNTVILKPSEVTASTGLLMEEVFSAVSMPDGVVTVLHGGREAGQALVAACPDKIFFTGSVATGKKIMAAASEHLIPVELELGGKDPMIVFEDAHLERAANGAVWGAFTNSGQVCMSVERLFVHEKIYPEFLKLVTEKTKALRQSYPNQAEVGSMTSSQQIGIVHEHVSEALAAGATAVTGGLPSSDSMYIAPTILTNVTSDMKIMREETFGPVLPIMTFATEEEAVRLANSSPYGLNASVWSSDKTKADRVARQLESGNVCINDVIISYANPHLPFGGVKQSGIGRYRGPSGLQAFTHSISVIHDPGKRKREFNWYPYTKDQELTFIGLTNLLYGKLQNVNRRTLSAIWREFKRLF; encoded by the coding sequence ATGATGGCAGTCATGTCCATGAAAAATCCCGCCACTGGTGAGCTGCTTGGCTCTTTACAGGAAGCGACTCCAGAACAAGTAGAAGATGCGATGGCACGTGCGCGTCTTGCCTTTCCAGCTTGGTCCACTACAACGTTGGCCGAGCGTCTGGACTATTTGACACGGTTGCGGCACTATTTAGTCGATCACGGCGAAGAAATCGCCCGAAAAATTAGTGAGGCTACCGGAAAAGTTACATTGGAAGCATACATGACCGAAATTTTTGTCACTGTCGACACGATCCGTTTTTATGAAAAACATGCCTATTCGATGCTGGCCGATCAGCCGGTACCAACCTCTATCGTGCTGTGGCCGAAGAAATCGTATATCCACTACAAGCCAATGGGTGTCGTCGCGGTCATCTCTCCGTGGAATTATCCGTTTCAGCTCGCCATCATTCCCGTATTATCTGCCCTCGTAGCAGGCAATACCGTTATCTTAAAACCTTCCGAGGTGACTGCTTCTACCGGACTGCTCATGGAAGAGGTGTTTTCCGCTGTTTCTATGCCGGATGGAGTCGTGACCGTCCTGCATGGAGGACGCGAGGCTGGACAGGCGCTGGTAGCTGCTTGCCCAGATAAAATATTTTTCACAGGCTCTGTTGCGACAGGTAAAAAAATTATGGCGGCAGCATCGGAGCATTTGATCCCGGTAGAACTAGAGCTGGGCGGAAAAGACCCGATGATCGTTTTTGAAGACGCTCATCTGGAGCGGGCAGCAAATGGCGCGGTGTGGGGGGCTTTTACGAACTCCGGACAGGTATGTATGTCTGTCGAACGGCTTTTTGTCCATGAAAAGATCTATCCTGAATTTCTCAAGCTGGTTACCGAAAAGACAAAAGCATTGCGCCAAAGTTATCCGAATCAGGCCGAAGTCGGTTCGATGACGTCTTCCCAACAAATCGGCATTGTCCACGAGCATGTGAGCGAAGCACTGGCTGCGGGCGCGACAGCAGTCACCGGAGGACTCCCTTCCTCTGACAGCATGTATATCGCGCCGACCATTCTCACAAACGTGACATCTGACATGAAAATTATGCGGGAAGAGACCTTTGGTCCGGTATTGCCGATCATGACTTTTGCCACCGAAGAGGAGGCTGTCCGCCTGGCTAACAGCTCACCGTACGGGCTGAATGCCTCGGTATGGTCATCTGATAAAACAAAAGCGGATCGCGTAGCTCGTCAGCTCGAAAGCGGCAATGTGTGCATCAATGACGTCATTATCAGCTACGCCAATCCCCATCTTCCTTTTGGCGGGGTCAAACAGAGTGGCATCGGTCGTTATCGCGGACCTTCCGGATTGCAAGCCTTTACGCACAGCATCTCTGTCATCCATGATCCGGGCAAACGTAAGCGTGAGTTCAATTGGTATCCGTATACGAAAGATCAGGAGCTCACCTTTATTGGATTGACGAACCTCTTGTACGGCAAGCTCCAAAATGTAAATCGCCGGACTTTGAGTGCGATCTGGCGCGAATTCAAGCGTCTGTTCTAA
- a CDS encoding TetR/AcrR family transcriptional regulator, which yields MTTQKKAEAKRTFLIEQATACLAEKGYAHVSLRDIAKESGVSLGILHYYFASKEELLLAVISSYKGRFMEELEREVLVAPSGEWSAALARVLCRSLQEDRKLHRLWYDLQVQSMYVPAFGEQVKVIRSRLHQLISRMLVRLQREEQSSLTIDEDSAISLIYSAIDGFLFQFLLDELQKPEEAIARFEQTFAHLMHTLFSSES from the coding sequence GTGACTACCCAGAAAAAAGCCGAAGCAAAACGGACATTTTTGATTGAGCAAGCGACTGCTTGTCTGGCTGAAAAAGGGTATGCCCATGTTTCCTTGCGCGACATAGCCAAGGAATCTGGCGTCTCACTTGGCATTCTGCATTATTACTTTGCAAGCAAAGAAGAGCTTTTGCTCGCTGTAATCTCTAGCTACAAAGGACGCTTTATGGAGGAATTGGAACGCGAAGTGCTCGTAGCTCCATCTGGCGAATGGTCAGCTGCTCTAGCCCGTGTCTTGTGCCGAAGTCTACAAGAGGATCGGAAGCTGCATCGGCTCTGGTATGACTTGCAGGTACAGTCCATGTACGTTCCTGCGTTTGGTGAACAGGTAAAAGTCATTCGGTCCCGGCTGCATCAGCTCATCTCTCGTATGCTCGTACGATTGCAGCGCGAAGAACAATCCTCATTGACCATCGACGAAGACTCCGCAATCTCACTCATTTACTCTGCAATCGACGGATTCCTTTTTCAATTTTTGCTCGATGAGTTACAGAAGCCGGAAGAAGCGATTGCCCGTTTTGAACAGACCTTTGCCCATTTGATGCATACACTCTTCTCTTCTGAATCCTAA
- a CDS encoding M23 family metallopeptidase gives MRVFRLIIQISLCVVAAISPLESVAGIAPSANEQDPVLQERLQVFLRLESMYGIPWNYLAAIDQYERTMKIRRKKQEQENVSRLTAVDIPSDRWAGAFNPDAEDTNPVSIQFFKGIGMDGNGDGVADRHNDLDALTTFIHYLSQYGFSHEDWQIGLWSYYQRDRSVKTIRQFAQVYGKYQHLHLDERHFPIPARYDYSYRSTWGAPRGWGGRRIHEGTDIFASHGTPVLSTAYGVIEVIGWNRFGGWRIGMRDMGNVYHYFAHLSSFKKGLKPGDIVEPGEVLGYIGSSGYGKPGTSGKFPPHLHYGMYRETGGSDWSFDPYPYLRRWERQKKRQ, from the coding sequence ATGCGAGTTTTCCGCCTAATCATTCAGATCAGCTTGTGCGTGGTTGCAGCTATTTCACCACTAGAATCCGTCGCCGGAATTGCTCCGTCCGCCAATGAGCAAGACCCGGTTCTTCAAGAGCGCTTGCAAGTTTTTTTGCGCTTGGAATCGATGTACGGCATTCCGTGGAATTATTTAGCAGCCATTGATCAATACGAGCGAACCATGAAAATACGCCGGAAGAAGCAGGAGCAAGAAAACGTTTCACGGCTAACAGCCGTGGACATTCCAAGCGATCGTTGGGCAGGTGCATTCAATCCTGATGCAGAGGATACGAATCCGGTATCCATCCAATTTTTTAAAGGTATCGGGATGGATGGCAATGGCGATGGTGTCGCAGATCGTCACAACGATCTCGATGCACTCACTACCTTCATACACTACCTATCCCAATACGGCTTCTCCCACGAAGATTGGCAAATTGGTCTCTGGTCGTACTACCAGCGTGATCGGTCCGTGAAGACGATCAGACAGTTCGCGCAGGTGTATGGGAAGTATCAGCATCTGCACCTGGATGAACGTCATTTTCCTATCCCCGCGAGGTACGATTACAGCTACCGCAGTACATGGGGTGCGCCACGCGGCTGGGGTGGTCGTCGGATCCACGAGGGGACTGATATTTTTGCGAGTCACGGCACCCCTGTACTCAGCACAGCGTACGGAGTCATTGAGGTAATCGGCTGGAACAGGTTTGGCGGATGGCGAATCGGTATGCGTGACATGGGCAATGTGTACCATTACTTTGCACATCTGTCCTCGTTTAAAAAGGGATTGAAACCGGGTGACATCGTGGAGCCAGGAGAAGTGCTCGGATATATCGGCAGCTCTGGATATGGGAAGCCTGGCACCTCAGGCAAATTCCCTCCCCATTTGCACTACGGAATGTATCGGGAAACAGGTGGCTCAGATTGGTCATTTGATCCTTATCCGTATTTACGACGCTGGGAACGGCAAAAGAAGCGGCAATGA
- a CDS encoding DJ-1/PfpI family protein produces MSKKVLIVTGDAVEALEVFYPYYRCLEEGYETVIAAPSVKTLHTVCHDFEAHSETYTEKPAYQLPAHVAFSDINPEAFDALIIPGGRAPEHIRLNEHLKPIVAHFFETKKPVAAICHGSQVLTIVREHLAGREITAYQACRPDVEACGAIYQTETLHVDGNLVSGHAWPDLPGFMREFLHLLK; encoded by the coding sequence ATGAGCAAAAAAGTGTTGATTGTAACAGGTGATGCTGTAGAAGCACTGGAGGTTTTCTATCCGTATTACCGCTGCTTGGAAGAAGGGTATGAAACGGTCATTGCAGCACCCAGCGTGAAAACCCTACACACCGTTTGCCATGATTTCGAAGCACACAGTGAGACATACACAGAAAAGCCAGCTTATCAGCTTCCCGCCCATGTTGCATTCTCAGACATTAACCCTGAGGCGTTTGACGCCTTGATTATTCCGGGTGGACGGGCACCTGAGCATATTAGGCTCAATGAGCACTTGAAGCCGATTGTGGCGCACTTTTTCGAGACGAAAAAGCCAGTCGCAGCCATCTGCCATGGCTCTCAAGTATTGACCATTGTTCGAGAGCACTTAGCCGGTCGTGAAATCACAGCTTACCAGGCATGCAGACCCGATGTAGAAGCGTGCGGAGCGATCTACCAAACAGAAACGCTCCATGTCGATGGCAATCTTGTTTCCGGACATGCATGGCCAGACTTGCCAGGCTTCATGCGTGAATTCCTCCATTTGCTCAAGTAA
- a CDS encoding DNA repair exonuclease, with translation MLSFIHTADVHLDAPLQMLGERYELRQDDFRQTMKRIRDLVREKEADFWLIAGDLLEYHGGRRSTAMFLRDLFASIAPTPVVIAPGNHDPWRADSFYQTLEWPGNVYWFTPEWGVYEFPEKSCVIYGWGFGQPHVYESPLDTFPGKLEGYAHHLMVLHASVLSNSGDEEHHPYAPVTLQQLVQTGMDYVAMGHIHKPEQFMHPVKKQPLAAYPGSPEGLKSKEAGERNVLYGELEHDGRLQLTAIPVQSRKIRKLEVEGKGVETTEQLIDRMEQQLAEEKNSDLMYITLTGERAAHFQPPLSVLQQRFSRFFVLQLTDRTWPDVDEDKLIAEGGVWGRWLSKLAEAESCAQNEDEREIVRLAKQEALARIGGTIR, from the coding sequence GTGCTGTCATTTATTCATACAGCGGATGTCCATCTGGATGCGCCGCTTCAAATGCTGGGGGAGCGTTACGAGCTGCGTCAGGATGATTTTCGTCAAACGATGAAAAGAATCCGTGACCTCGTTCGGGAAAAGGAAGCAGACTTCTGGCTCATTGCCGGAGATTTGCTGGAATACCACGGGGGAAGACGATCAACTGCGATGTTTTTACGTGATCTTTTTGCCAGCATCGCACCAACCCCTGTCGTGATCGCACCTGGCAATCACGATCCGTGGCGAGCGGATTCGTTTTATCAAACATTGGAATGGCCGGGGAACGTCTACTGGTTTACACCGGAGTGGGGTGTGTATGAATTTCCCGAAAAGTCGTGCGTGATCTACGGCTGGGGCTTCGGGCAGCCACATGTGTACGAGTCGCCTCTCGATACGTTTCCAGGCAAATTGGAAGGGTATGCCCATCATCTGATGGTTCTGCATGCCAGTGTGCTTTCCAATTCAGGAGATGAAGAGCATCATCCGTATGCGCCTGTTACTTTGCAGCAGCTCGTACAGACGGGCATGGACTATGTTGCGATGGGACACATTCACAAGCCGGAGCAATTTATGCATCCCGTCAAAAAACAACCGCTCGCAGCTTATCCAGGCTCTCCAGAAGGACTGAAGAGCAAGGAAGCGGGAGAACGAAATGTTTTGTATGGAGAGCTGGAGCATGATGGCAGATTGCAGCTCACGGCGATTCCTGTCCAGTCACGGAAAATTCGAAAGCTGGAAGTCGAAGGAAAAGGAGTCGAAACCACTGAGCAGCTCATTGACCGGATGGAGCAGCAACTCGCAGAGGAAAAGAATTCCGATCTGATGTACATCACGCTGACAGGGGAACGTGCTGCGCATTTTCAGCCTCCTTTGTCCGTCCTTCAACAGCGATTTTCCCGTTTTTTTGTGCTGCAGCTGACAGACCGGACCTGGCCTGATGTCGATGAGGACAAGCTGATCGCAGAGGGTGGCGTCTGGGGGAGATGGCTTTCTAAGCTGGCAGAGGCGGAGTCTTGTGCACAAAATGAGGACGAGCGAGAAATCGTCAGGTTAGCCAAGCAAGAGGCTTTGGCGCGGATTGGAGGGACCATTCGATGA
- a CDS encoding ATP-binding protein yields the protein MKIEELVLGGFGKWQDATFRFAPGINLFYAPNESGKSTILHGIFAALYGMKRDYVKSARYLPEYEKYRPWQSGAYETIITYKLAGKTYRLHRQLTKEREEARLFLDPEWTEMTDLYLEDRRKERNFIEKHTGLTRSLFTDLTWIRREPLQAAEHLIPTFTTAEEANPAVQQILAELDREVAVIGKKERAENTLLGKAATKVAQKEQEKENAKAAWRTISQLTLQIAEATEECQQLEMRRSRLQQRLEHSTGQVKALQERWQRSHAPVSQQDWAWWEQTARSEAELAIHEEARRGFTQVNMPREAVQQSDDQLIPLQHDYEKGAQLLKQREALHIRLATLAVSALSTSPRSTASRSTRQGNQAKRKRGAALMWGGAGILSVLGLIGFVSGHPVLGGISVTAALLLFGFGVFLLRVKGSTGELKQTADHDAVQESQRVQEDIASLDAELATLVQKWGASNWDTFLERREVLLKSTRKQQSEQLLSEMAKTKQEANLSASWGEALRTFLDQEKSALETEQGKLRSEMVEIEERLQELREQMARGNGEMAVHESLSLSRATDELEEAQAALRQLQNKRDALQLAREMLQEAVGEWRRDSTPAVNQQASEIIEHITGGAYRDVRLDPRDGFAVRLLEPTKQMVLEQDQCSTGTIDQLYLAQRLALVHHAKQSEPLPLFFDDHFVHYDEERLRRTLEYIAMLAQEQQVFLFTCHERELRMLEPLLRQGNNRHAVHRIG from the coding sequence ATGAAAATTGAGGAGCTAGTGCTGGGGGGCTTCGGAAAATGGCAGGATGCTACCTTTCGTTTTGCTCCAGGCATCAATCTGTTTTATGCCCCCAATGAGTCAGGAAAATCAACGATCCTACATGGTATTTTCGCTGCCTTGTATGGAATGAAGCGCGATTACGTCAAATCAGCGAGATACTTGCCTGAATATGAAAAATATCGTCCGTGGCAGAGTGGTGCGTACGAAACGATCATTACGTACAAATTAGCGGGCAAAACCTATCGCTTGCATCGTCAGTTGACGAAGGAACGGGAGGAGGCGCGCCTCTTTTTGGACCCCGAATGGACGGAAATGACTGATCTTTATTTGGAAGATAGACGCAAGGAACGGAATTTTATCGAAAAGCATACGGGCCTTACACGCAGTTTATTTACGGATTTGACGTGGATCAGGAGGGAACCGCTTCAAGCGGCTGAGCATTTGATTCCGACTTTTACGACTGCGGAAGAAGCCAATCCGGCTGTCCAACAAATTTTGGCGGAGCTGGATCGGGAGGTTGCGGTCATCGGCAAAAAAGAACGGGCTGAAAATACACTTTTGGGAAAAGCCGCTACGAAGGTGGCGCAAAAAGAGCAGGAGAAGGAAAATGCAAAGGCAGCGTGGCGAACGATCAGCCAACTGACGCTGCAAATAGCGGAAGCCACAGAAGAATGTCAGCAATTAGAAATGCGGCGCAGTCGATTACAGCAGCGTCTGGAGCACTCAACCGGACAAGTAAAAGCGTTGCAGGAACGCTGGCAACGAAGCCATGCTCCTGTCAGTCAACAAGACTGGGCGTGGTGGGAGCAAACAGCTCGCTCTGAGGCAGAGTTGGCTATTCACGAAGAGGCCAGACGTGGCTTCACTCAAGTAAACATGCCGAGAGAAGCCGTACAACAGAGTGATGACCAGCTCATACCCTTACAACACGATTATGAAAAAGGCGCACAATTGCTCAAGCAACGAGAGGCATTACATATTCGTTTGGCGACCTTGGCTGTATCGGCTCTTTCTACAAGTCCGCGAAGTACAGCCTCACGAAGCACCCGACAAGGCAATCAGGCGAAAAGGAAGCGGGGAGCTGCACTTATGTGGGGCGGCGCAGGGATACTGTCTGTTCTCGGGTTAATCGGTTTCGTGAGTGGACATCCCGTTCTGGGAGGAATTTCTGTGACGGCCGCTTTGTTGCTGTTCGGTTTTGGAGTTTTCTTACTGCGAGTAAAAGGGAGTACGGGCGAACTCAAACAGACAGCAGATCATGATGCGGTACAGGAAAGTCAAAGGGTACAAGAAGATATCGCTTCGCTCGATGCTGAACTCGCCACACTCGTTCAGAAATGGGGGGCGAGTAATTGGGATACATTTTTGGAAAGACGGGAAGTGCTACTGAAAAGCACACGCAAGCAACAATCTGAGCAGCTTTTATCAGAGATGGCTAAAACGAAGCAGGAGGCCAATCTGTCTGCAAGCTGGGGGGAGGCACTTCGGACCTTCCTTGATCAGGAGAAAAGCGCGCTTGAGACCGAACAAGGCAAATTGCGCAGCGAGATGGTGGAGATTGAGGAGAGACTGCAGGAGCTGCGGGAACAAATGGCCAGAGGAAATGGGGAGATGGCGGTTCATGAGAGCCTGTCATTATCTCGCGCGACGGATGAGCTTGAGGAAGCGCAGGCAGCACTTCGTCAGCTGCAAAATAAGCGAGATGCCCTTCAATTGGCTCGGGAAATGTTGCAGGAGGCAGTAGGGGAATGGCGGCGGGATAGCACACCTGCTGTGAACCAGCAGGCTTCGGAGATCATCGAGCATATTACAGGGGGAGCGTATCGGGATGTCAGACTCGATCCCCGTGACGGATTTGCCGTCCGTTTGCTGGAACCCACCAAGCAAATGGTGCTCGAACAGGACCAATGTTCCACTGGAACCATTGATCAGCTATACCTTGCCCAGCGTTTGGCTTTGGTGCATCATGCCAAGCAGTCGGAGCCATTGCCGCTCTTTTTTGATGATCATTTTGTCCATTATGATGAAGAGCGCCTGCGCCGAACACTTGAATATATAGCGATGCTGGCACAAGAGCAGCAAGTGTTTCTTTTCACCTGTCATGAACGAGAGCTACGCATGCTGGAGCCATTGCTTCGTCAAGGGAACAACCGCCATGCCGTGCATCGGATCGGGTAA